In Pedobacter sp. SL55, the following proteins share a genomic window:
- a CDS encoding CCA tRNA nucleotidyltransferase, translating to MQTNPQSHDAKSLLENIEAPIFKILAETAAHTHTETYVIGGFVRDIYLSRPCKDIDVVVLGNGIAFAEKVGQKLKTNVAVFKNFGTAMLKHADLEVEFVGARKESYRANSRKPIVENGTLEDDQLRRDFTINALAISLNKENYGEVVDPFNGLEDLANKLIRTPLDPTVTFSDDPLRMMRAIRFATQLNFEIDQTAIDAIKSQKERIKIVSKERISDELNKIILAKKPSIGFNYLFDTGLLELIFPQMAKLYGVDIIKGRGHKDNFYHTLQVLDNICQTTDDLWLRWAAILHDIAKPATKRFEEGHGWTFHGHEDKGARMVPQIFAQLKLPLNEKMKFVQKLVLLHLRPIVLAQDKITDSAVRRLLFEAGEDIEALMLLCNADVTTKNEYKIKKYRNNFELVKQKIKDVEERDQLRNWQPPISGNDIMTTFGLTAGKEVGILKNAIREAILEGDITNSYDEAFKFMIKKAKDLGLKAVDSETIN from the coding sequence ATGCAAACTAACCCACAGTCTCACGATGCAAAATCACTTCTCGAGAATATTGAGGCTCCTATCTTTAAAATCTTAGCCGAAACTGCAGCGCACACCCATACCGAAACTTATGTGATTGGCGGCTTTGTTCGCGACATTTACTTGAGTAGGCCTTGTAAAGATATTGACGTTGTGGTATTGGGCAATGGTATTGCATTTGCAGAAAAAGTTGGTCAGAAACTGAAAACCAATGTTGCTGTTTTTAAAAACTTCGGCACTGCCATGTTAAAACATGCAGATTTAGAAGTAGAATTTGTAGGCGCTCGTAAAGAAAGCTACAGAGCAAACTCTCGTAAACCTATTGTAGAAAACGGCACTTTAGAAGACGACCAACTACGCCGCGATTTTACCATCAATGCCTTAGCCATATCTCTAAACAAAGAAAATTACGGCGAAGTGGTAGATCCTTTTAACGGATTAGAAGATTTAGCCAACAAACTTATCCGTACACCTTTAGACCCTACAGTTACTTTTTCTGATGATCCGTTGCGAATGATGAGAGCCATTCGCTTTGCTACTCAGCTCAATTTCGAGATTGACCAAACTGCCATCGATGCTATTAAATCTCAAAAAGAGCGCATTAAAATTGTATCTAAAGAAAGAATTAGCGATGAGCTAAATAAAATTATCCTTGCTAAAAAGCCTTCTATAGGTTTTAATTATTTGTTTGATACTGGACTTTTGGAGTTAATTTTCCCGCAAATGGCTAAATTATATGGGGTAGATATCATCAAAGGCAGAGGGCACAAAGATAATTTTTATCACACGTTGCAGGTTTTAGATAACATTTGCCAAACCACCGACGATTTATGGTTGCGTTGGGCCGCAATTCTTCACGATATTGCTAAACCTGCTACCAAACGTTTCGAAGAAGGCCACGGCTGGACTTTCCATGGCCACGAAGACAAAGGCGCACGCATGGTGCCTCAAATTTTTGCACAGCTCAAACTTCCTTTAAACGAAAAGATGAAGTTTGTGCAGAAGTTAGTTTTACTGCATTTACGCCCTATTGTACTGGCGCAAGATAAAATTACCGACTCTGCAGTACGCCGCTTGCTTTTCGAAGCTGGAGAAGACATTGAAGCATTGATGCTACTTTGCAATGCAGATGTTACGACAAAGAACGAATACAAAATCAAGAAATATCGCAACAACTTTGAGCTAGTCAAACAAAAAATTAAAGATGTAGAAGAACGCGATCAGTTACGCAATTGGCAGCCTCCAATTTCTGGCAATGATATTATGACAACTTTTGGCTTAACAGCCGGAAAAGAAGTTGGTATTTTAAAAAATGCCATACGTGAAGCCATTTTAGAGGGCGATATCACTAACAGCTACGACGAAGCTTTTAAATTTATGATTAAAAAAGCTAAAGATTTAGGCTTAAAAGCGGTAGATAGCGAAACAATTAATTAA
- a CDS encoding IS1096 element passenger TnpR family protein, translated as MAIYRFRISFEDYDDVTREIDIKSNQTFEDLHRAIHRSTGYNADKPSSFYVSTDNWIKGDEIAIHPTQRKIDNGVVLMENSKLSAFIEDPHQKFYYIYNFERPYDFHVELIKIILDNDPKIEYPYLVKSIGEAPKIIEKGNIGAVAANTTAANNDFDFLNEMDFVPEDTDELEAMGGRGINAQEEGHDDEEDEQEDEFGDGEDDYGNDDYGNDKDDY; from the coding sequence ATGGCAATTTATAGATTTAGAATTTCTTTTGAAGATTACGACGACGTTACCCGAGAAATAGACATCAAAAGCAACCAAACTTTCGAAGATTTACATAGAGCCATACACCGCAGCACCGGATATAATGCCGACAAACCTTCGTCCTTTTACGTAAGTACCGATAATTGGATTAAAGGCGATGAAATTGCCATACACCCTACTCAACGCAAGATTGATAATGGTGTAGTTTTGATGGAAAACTCAAAGCTGAGTGCATTTATCGAAGATCCACACCAAAAATTTTACTACATCTATAATTTCGAAAGACCTTACGATTTTCACGTAGAGCTCATCAAGATTATTTTAGATAACGATCCTAAAATCGAATATCCATATTTGGTTAAAAGCATTGGAGAAGCGCCAAAAATTATCGAAAAAGGAAATATTGGGGCTGTTGCAGCAAATACTACCGCAGCAAACAATGATTTCGATTTCTTAAACGAGATGGATTTTGTACCCGAAGACACCGACGAACTTGAAGCAATGGGCGGCCGGGGCATTAATGCGCAAGAAGAAGGCCACGATGACGAAGAGGATGAGCAAGAAGATGAATTTGGAGATGGCGAAGACGATTATGGAAATGACGATTACGGCAACGATAAGGACGATTATTAG
- the miaA gene encoding tRNA (adenosine(37)-N6)-dimethylallyltransferase MiaA → MKTLIVVVGPTAIGKTALAIELAKHFNTEIISADSRQFFREMSIGTAKPSEEELAAAPHHFVNSHSVTQLFSTGDFEVQALALMDKLFVRHDVLVMVGGSGLYINAVCNGLDEMPDIDLAIRERLNQQFLNEGIEPIREQLSQLDPEYFAKVDQSNPQRMIRGLEVVLSTGQKLSSFLTSNKKERPFNIIKIGLNTDREKLYQQINHRVDLMMENGLMEEVKSLEPYKELNALKTVGYSEIFDYLEGKTDLPTAIDKIKQNTRRFAKRQLTWFRKDTENTWFEPGQSEEVIEYLENG, encoded by the coding sequence ATGAAGACTTTAATTGTTGTAGTTGGGCCAACTGCCATTGGTAAAACGGCATTAGCTATTGAGTTAGCGAAGCATTTTAATACGGAGATTATCTCTGCCGACTCGCGTCAATTTTTTAGGGAAATGAGCATAGGCACAGCCAAACCATCTGAAGAAGAACTGGCAGCGGCACCACATCATTTTGTGAATTCGCATAGTGTTACGCAGTTATTTAGTACAGGCGATTTTGAAGTACAAGCTTTAGCTTTGATGGATAAATTATTTGTCAGACATGATGTCTTAGTTATGGTTGGCGGCTCTGGGTTGTACATCAATGCTGTTTGCAATGGTTTAGATGAAATGCCTGATATTGATTTAGCTATCCGAGAAAGATTAAATCAGCAATTTCTTAATGAAGGGATTGAACCTATAAGAGAACAATTATCACAGTTAGACCCAGAATATTTTGCGAAAGTAGATCAAAGCAATCCACAACGAATGATACGAGGTTTGGAAGTGGTTTTATCTACCGGACAAAAACTCAGCTCTTTCCTTACTTCCAACAAAAAAGAACGCCCGTTTAACATCATTAAAATCGGTTTAAATACCGATAGAGAAAAACTTTACCAACAAATTAACCACAGAGTAGATTTAATGATGGAAAATGGCTTGATGGAAGAAGTTAAATCTTTGGAGCCTTATAAAGAACTCAACGCACTTAAAACCGTTGGCTATTCAGAAATTTTCGATTATTTAGAAGGTAAAACAGATTTACCAACTGCTATTGATAAGATTAAGCAAAATACTCGTCGCTTTGCAAAAAGGCAATTGACCTGGTTTAGAAAAGATACAGAAAACACTTGGTTCGAACCTGGGCAAAGTGAAGAGGTAATTGAGTATCTAGAAAATGGCTAA
- a CDS encoding DUF6364 family protein — protein MTTKLTLTVEKSVIERAKSYAKGTGRSLSELIESYLDTVTQDEAKKEISPKLKKIVGAVKLPKDFNEHKELHSYLEKKHL, from the coding sequence ATGACAACAAAACTCACGCTTACGGTAGAAAAATCAGTAATAGAGAGAGCTAAATCCTACGCAAAAGGCACAGGCAGAAGTTTGTCAGAATTAATTGAAAGCTATCTTGATACTGTCACTCAAGATGAAGCTAAAAAAGAAATTTCGCCTAAGCTTAAAAAAATTGTGGGAGCAGTAAAATTGCCTAAAGATTTTAACGAGCACAAAGAACTACATTCATATCTTGAAAAGAAACATTTATGA
- a CDS encoding type II toxin-antitoxin system VapC family toxin — protein MKRIFVDTNIIVDLIADRRPFSKYAIELFSKAEEGKIQLFASSHSIATTHYLLKKYIDENQLREILDNLLDYLSIVPIDINTLKRGFKSKHKDFEDALQIISATTVENINCIVTRNIKDFRDSEILVLSPDELSIKL, from the coding sequence ATGAAACGAATATTTGTTGACACAAATATCATTGTAGATTTAATCGCCGACAGAAGGCCTTTTAGCAAATATGCTATTGAATTATTTTCTAAGGCAGAAGAAGGTAAAATCCAACTATTTGCTTCTTCACATTCTATTGCAACCACCCATTATTTACTTAAAAAGTATATTGATGAAAATCAACTAAGAGAAATACTTGACAACCTTCTCGACTACCTATCCATTGTGCCTATAGATATAAATACCTTGAAGAGAGGATTCAAATCTAAGCACAAAGATTTCGAAGATGCGCTTCAGATTATTTCGGCTACAACTGTAGAAAACATCAATTGTATCGTAACCCGAAATATTAAAGATTTTAGAGATAGTGAAATATTGGTGTTATCTCCTGATGAACTATCTATTAAATTGTAG
- a CDS encoding LLM class flavin-dependent oxidoreductase has translation MELGIGMFGDLQINAKGEIQSAQQRLQEIIEEIKLMDQVGLDFYGIGEHHRPDYAVSAPEIVLAAAATVTKNIKLGSAVSVLSSSDPVKLYQSFATVDLISNGRAELMAGRGSFIESFPLYGQNLADYDALFEEKLNLLVKINEQETISWKGKFRPELKEQQILPRAVNNNLKMWVAVGGTPASVVRAGKLGLPVMFAIIGGNPEQFQPLFDYYKQAYEDAGHDMSKFQVGVHMHAFFGDDSKATADYYYPVYSAQMDRIGKSRGWPPFQRGQYDFGRSKHGHLIIGDANEAAEKIIMMNELFGLTRFSAHMDVGAPAHDHMMKSIEIFGEKIAPQVRKALSK, from the coding sequence ATGGAACTAGGTATTGGAATGTTTGGCGATTTACAAATTAACGCCAAAGGCGAAATACAATCGGCACAACAACGTTTACAAGAAATTATAGAAGAAATTAAGCTGATGGATCAAGTTGGCTTAGATTTTTACGGCATTGGCGAACACCATAGACCAGACTACGCCGTTTCTGCACCAGAAATTGTTTTAGCTGCGGCAGCTACGGTAACCAAAAACATCAAGCTGGGAAGCGCCGTTTCGGTGTTAAGTTCTTCAGATCCGGTTAAATTATATCAAAGTTTCGCTACAGTAGATTTAATATCTAACGGTAGAGCAGAGTTAATGGCGGGTCGTGGTAGTTTCATTGAATCATTTCCATTATATGGCCAAAATTTGGCAGATTACGATGCCTTATTTGAGGAGAAATTGAACCTTTTGGTTAAGATTAACGAGCAAGAAACCATTTCCTGGAAAGGAAAATTTAGACCAGAACTAAAAGAACAGCAAATATTGCCACGTGCGGTAAATAATAACTTAAAAATGTGGGTTGCAGTTGGCGGCACACCAGCCTCGGTAGTAAGAGCCGGCAAATTAGGCTTGCCTGTAATGTTTGCTATTATTGGTGGTAATCCAGAGCAGTTTCAACCATTATTTGATTATTATAAACAGGCTTATGAAGATGCTGGCCACGATATGAGCAAATTCCAAGTGGGTGTGCACATGCACGCTTTCTTTGGCGATGACAGTAAGGCCACGGCAGATTACTACTATCCTGTTTATTCGGCACAGATGGATAGGATTGGAAAATCTAGAGGTTGGCCGCCGTTCCAAAGAGGCCAGTACGATTTTGGACGTTCAAAACATGGACATTTAATTATTGGCGATGCAAACGAGGCTGCAGAGAAAATCATTATGATGAACGAATTGTTTGGCTTAACTCGTTTCTCGGCACACATGGATGTTGGTGCGCCAGCTCATGATCACATGATGAAATCTATTGAAATTTTTGGAGAGAAAATTGCACCTCAAGTGAGGAAAGCTTTGAGTAAATAA
- a CDS encoding DUF423 domain-containing protein: protein MTNNCAIATGAAFGILAIILGAFGAHALKKVLSAEKLASFEVGVRYQTYSALFLIVIGYNANFQLSIMQWAYYLVTIGAILFSFSIYLLSLAEYLKKNFKFLGPVTPLGGLLMILGWGCLLLSAI from the coding sequence ATGACCAACAATTGTGCAATTGCTACTGGGGCTGCCTTTGGCATACTTGCTATTATCTTAGGCGCTTTTGGCGCACATGCTTTAAAAAAAGTTTTATCGGCAGAAAAACTAGCTTCTTTTGAAGTTGGCGTGAGATACCAAACTTACAGTGCCCTGTTTCTAATTGTAATTGGATACAATGCTAATTTCCAGCTTAGCATAATGCAATGGGCTTATTACTTAGTTACAATTGGTGCCATCCTATTCTCTTTCAGCATTTACTTGCTCTCTTTAGCAGAATATCTGAAAAAGAACTTTAAGTTTTTAGGCCCAGTTACGCCGCTTGGTGGTTTGTTAATGATTTTAGGTTGGGGGTGTCTGTTGCTTTCGGCCATTTAA
- the rplU gene encoding 50S ribosomal protein L21 — MYAIVNIAGQQFKVAKDQHIFVHRLQGDEGASIEFDNVLLVDNGGKISVGAPAVKGAKVAAKIVSHLKGDKVIVFKKKRRKGYKKKNGHRQSFTKIQIESITL; from the coding sequence ATGTACGCAATAGTAAATATAGCAGGGCAACAATTTAAAGTTGCAAAAGACCAGCACATCTTTGTACACCGTTTACAAGGAGATGAGGGCGCTAGTATTGAATTTGACAATGTATTGTTGGTTGACAATGGTGGTAAAATTTCTGTAGGTGCGCCTGCAGTTAAAGGAGCTAAGGTTGCGGCTAAAATCGTGTCTCATTTAAAAGGTGATAAAGTAATCGTTTTCAAAAAGAAACGTAGAAAAGGTTACAAAAAGAAAAATGGTCACCGTCAATCGTTCACCAAAATCCAGATTGAGAGTATCACTCTGTAG
- the rpmA gene encoding 50S ribosomal protein L27, translating into MAHKKGAGSSKNGRESHSKRLGIKIFGGQEAIAGNIIVRQRGTKHHPDKGVGIGKDHTLFALVPGIVTFKKKRDNKSYVSVLPAVVEDAAPAKKEAAPKAEAKKTAAPKKAAAEKAPAKKAAKVEEAPAADSAE; encoded by the coding sequence ATGGCACATAAGAAGGGAGCCGGTAGTTCAAAAAACGGTCGCGAGTCGCATAGTAAACGTCTAGGTATTAAAATTTTCGGTGGTCAAGAGGCTATCGCTGGTAACATCATTGTTCGTCAGCGTGGTACAAAACACCACCCAGATAAAGGTGTTGGTATTGGTAAAGACCATACTTTATTTGCTTTGGTACCAGGTATCGTTACTTTTAAAAAGAAAAGAGATAACAAATCATACGTTTCTGTATTACCAGCTGTAGTAGAAGATGCTGCTCCTGCTAAAAAAGAAGCTGCTCCTAAAGCTGAAGCTAAGAAAACTGCTGCTCCTAAGAAAGCTGCAGCTGAGAAAGCTCCTGCTAAAAAAGCTGCTAAAGTTGAAGAAGCACCTGCTGCTGATTCTGCAGAATAA
- a CDS encoding polyprenyl synthetase family protein codes for MHNPTELQKLIENAILKIAYPAQPANLYEPIKYIMSLGGKRIRPVMVLMATELFTDEVEKALDVALAIETFHNFTLVHDDIMDNAPLRRGKQTVHEKWGVNNAILSGDVMMVESNKHLSKVNISVLKPVLDTFNQTAQGVCEGQQLDMEFETRDDVSITEYIEMIRLKTAVLLGGAMKLGAIVGGANEENAELLYQFGENLGIAFQLQDDILDVYGDPEKFGKQVGGDIISNKKTFLHLNAKALINTEETDILLGKHESAEQKVAAVTALYNNYGIKDLSNVKMEQYLTKAYQALDDLAVEETRKTYLRELTKQIMERES; via the coding sequence ATGCATAACCCTACAGAATTACAGAAACTTATAGAAAATGCTATCCTAAAAATAGCTTACCCTGCGCAACCTGCCAATTTATACGAACCTATTAAATATATTATGAGTTTGGGTGGCAAACGAATTAGGCCAGTAATGGTACTGATGGCAACCGAACTTTTTACGGATGAAGTTGAAAAAGCATTAGACGTTGCCTTGGCGATAGAGACTTTCCATAACTTTACCTTGGTGCATGATGATATTATGGACAATGCACCTTTGCGCAGGGGCAAACAGACTGTACACGAAAAATGGGGAGTTAACAATGCCATTTTAAGTGGCGATGTAATGATGGTGGAATCCAACAAACATCTATCTAAAGTTAATATCAGTGTGTTAAAACCTGTTTTAGATACCTTTAACCAAACGGCACAAGGTGTGTGCGAGGGCCAACAGCTGGATATGGAGTTCGAAACCAGAGATGATGTAAGCATAACAGAATATATCGAAATGATTAGGCTTAAAACTGCTGTTTTATTGGGCGGTGCAATGAAATTGGGTGCAATTGTTGGCGGAGCCAATGAAGAAAATGCAGAATTACTCTATCAATTCGGTGAAAACCTAGGCATTGCCTTCCAGTTACAAGACGATATTTTAGATGTGTATGGCGATCCAGAGAAATTTGGAAAACAAGTTGGCGGCGATATCATTTCGAACAAGAAAACATTTCTTCACTTAAACGCAAAGGCACTAATTAATACCGAAGAAACTGATATTCTATTAGGAAAACATGAAAGTGCTGAGCAAAAAGTAGCAGCTGTTACAGCCCTGTACAATAATTATGGTATTAAAGATTTGTCTAACGTAAAAATGGAACAATACCTCACTAAGGCTTACCAAGCTTTAGATGATTTGGCAGTAGAAGAAACTAGGAAAACTTACCTTCGGGAGTTAACTAAGCAGATTATGGAAAGAGAGAGTTAA
- a CDS encoding carboxypeptidase-like regulatory domain-containing protein: protein MRNCFLFLLLIVGIAVKAQTLQGKVVDEITGEPIPFVSIGIVGTNQSTVTNDAGEFIIKNVDIPSKIRYSHVSYVMLEQELTNTANIQLVKLKPAAINLKTVVIDPFRGQRLLKAALEKAAGFQNQNFYGSAFYRQLTSINGKPNQIYELFYDLEFNVSKVKGWIAKQTRFAESNEGIAFSLSNQSYLTFSLAGYLLETKKQGKFVTLKSLKDFEIAVDRVIEQKDQDIAVVSCKFKGSKKQFYINANYYIGVNDLKIYRLENSIFNLPMTISATVKIPPVATTIATFNGASTPIPVLESIATKLQLSLNVQGRTLNPSISSMLTVYQLDKKLNTQKFTELNRKVQDKTIVESIVYNPVFWKYNPIVKQTALEESFVKMMESKSAFGTMIDPQ, encoded by the coding sequence ATGCGCAACTGTTTTCTGTTTCTTTTACTGATAGTGGGTATAGCTGTAAAGGCGCAAACGCTGCAAGGTAAGGTAGTAGACGAAATTACAGGAGAGCCCATCCCTTTTGTATCTATCGGAATAGTAGGAACCAACCAAAGTACTGTTACCAACGATGCTGGAGAGTTTATCATTAAAAACGTAGACATCCCTTCTAAGATAAGATATAGCCATGTAAGCTATGTGATGCTCGAACAAGAGTTAACAAATACTGCTAACATACAGTTGGTTAAATTAAAACCTGCGGCAATTAACCTAAAAACCGTTGTAATAGATCCTTTTAGAGGGCAAAGGTTATTAAAAGCCGCACTGGAAAAGGCTGCGGGTTTTCAAAATCAAAATTTTTACGGAAGCGCATTTTACAGGCAGTTAACCTCAATTAACGGTAAACCTAATCAAATTTACGAGCTGTTTTACGACCTAGAATTTAACGTTTCTAAAGTTAAAGGATGGATTGCCAAGCAAACAAGATTTGCAGAATCTAACGAGGGTATTGCCTTTTCGTTGAGCAACCAATCTTATCTCACTTTTTCGTTGGCTGGCTATCTTTTGGAAACTAAAAAGCAAGGTAAATTCGTTACACTTAAAAGTCTAAAAGATTTTGAAATTGCTGTGGATAGGGTTATTGAGCAGAAAGATCAGGATATTGCCGTCGTTTCTTGCAAGTTTAAAGGAAGCAAGAAACAATTTTATATCAATGCTAATTATTATATCGGTGTAAACGATTTAAAAATCTATAGACTAGAAAACAGCATCTTTAATTTACCGATGACCATTAGCGCTACCGTGAAAATACCACCTGTAGCAACCACTATTGCCACCTTTAACGGCGCTAGTACACCAATACCAGTGTTAGAAAGCATTGCAACTAAATTGCAGCTTAGCTTAAATGTACAAGGAAGAACCTTAAATCCTTCAATTAGCTCTATGCTTACTGTATATCAGTTAGATAAAAAATTGAATACGCAAAAATTTACCGAATTAAATAGAAAAGTTCAAGATAAAACCATTGTCGAATCTATTGTTTACAATCCAGTATTTTGGAAATATAACCCTATTGTAAAGCAAACCGCTTTAGAAGAGTCTTTTGTTAAAATGATGGAAAGCAAATCGGCATTTGGTACCATGATAGATCCACAATAA
- a CDS encoding ABC transporter ATP-binding protein encodes MLKVKDLAVKFYNQEDKTWLETVHKVSFSLEKGKVLGIVGESGSGKSVTSFSIMRLHDSKNAKIAGEINLDSIDLLHLSDQEIRKYRGNKIAMIFQEPMTSLNPVFTCGEQVREAIMLHQQVDKQTAKTHTINLFKEVQLPRPENIFDSYPHQLSGGQKQRVMIAMALSCNPELLIADEPTTALDVTVQKTILQLLARLKTERNMAMIFISHDLGLMSEIADELMVMYKGDIVEQGAAKQLFENPQHPYTKGLLACRPSPKRLLKKLPTVADFLNEDKEVGLQHLLDKNTFTQEEVNQRRAKLYSQEPILKVQDLCTWYPIKKGLFGKTQDFVKAVDQVSFDVFPGETLGLVGESGCGKTTLGRTILRLVEPTSGKLIFDGNDITNLNKKELRKLRRDVQLIFQDPYSSLNPKITVGQSVMEPLIVHGVYANDAERRAHVIQLLEKVNLGAEHFNRYPHEFSGGQRQRIVIARALALKPKFIVCDESVSALDVSVQAQVLNLLRDLQEEFGLTYIFISHDLAVVKHISDRMIIMNKGKIEEQGFPEEIYKSPKAAYTQKLIDAIPGNF; translated from the coding sequence ATGCTTAAAGTAAAAGATCTTGCCGTAAAATTTTATAACCAAGAAGATAAAACCTGGTTAGAAACCGTTCATAAAGTTAGCTTCAGTCTCGAAAAAGGCAAAGTTTTAGGCATTGTTGGCGAGTCTGGTTCTGGTAAATCCGTTACTTCTTTCTCTATCATGCGTTTGCACGATAGCAAGAATGCAAAAATAGCTGGCGAAATTAATTTAGATAGTATTGATTTACTTCATTTAAGCGACCAAGAAATCAGAAAATATCGCGGCAATAAAATAGCCATGATCTTTCAGGAGCCCATGACTTCGCTAAACCCAGTTTTTACATGCGGAGAGCAAGTTAGGGAGGCGATTATGTTACACCAACAGGTGGATAAGCAAACTGCCAAAACGCACACCATCAATTTATTTAAGGAAGTGCAATTACCACGACCAGAGAATATTTTCGACAGCTATCCGCACCAACTCTCTGGCGGACAAAAACAAAGGGTAATGATTGCAATGGCTTTAAGCTGCAATCCAGAACTACTTATCGCCGACGAACCCACTACAGCGCTTGACGTTACCGTTCAAAAAACTATTCTCCAGTTATTGGCTCGTTTAAAGACCGAACGTAACATGGCTATGATTTTCATTTCTCATGATTTGGGGCTAATGAGCGAAATTGCTGACGAACTGATGGTAATGTACAAAGGCGATATTGTAGAGCAAGGTGCCGCAAAACAATTATTCGAAAATCCTCAGCATCCCTATACAAAAGGCTTACTGGCTTGTCGCCCATCGCCTAAAAGATTGCTTAAAAAATTGCCAACTGTTGCAGATTTTCTAAACGAAGACAAAGAAGTGGGTTTACAGCATTTGCTAGATAAAAATACTTTTACCCAAGAAGAAGTCAACCAAAGAAGAGCTAAACTGTATAGTCAAGAGCCAATTTTAAAAGTACAAGATTTATGTACTTGGTACCCCATAAAAAAAGGTTTGTTTGGTAAAACGCAAGATTTTGTAAAAGCAGTTGATCAAGTTTCGTTTGATGTTTTTCCGGGAGAGACTTTAGGTTTAGTGGGCGAATCTGGCTGTGGTAAAACTACCTTAGGCAGAACCATTTTACGCTTGGTTGAGCCTACTTCTGGTAAACTGATTTTTGATGGTAATGACATTACTAATTTGAATAAAAAGGAGCTTAGAAAATTAAGGCGAGATGTGCAGTTAATTTTCCAAGATCCATACTCATCGCTAAATCCTAAAATTACGGTTGGGCAATCTGTTATGGAGCCACTAATTGTTCATGGTGTTTATGCTAATGATGCGGAAAGAAGGGCGCATGTAATTCAACTGCTAGAAAAGGTAAACTTAGGAGCAGAGCATTTTAATCGCTATCCGCATGAGTTTTCTGGCGGCCAAAGACAACGTATTGTTATTGCCCGAGCTTTGGCACTTAAACCTAAGTTTATTGTTTGCGACGAATCAGTTTCTGCTTTAGATGTTTCTGTACAAGCGCAGGTTTTAAATTTACTGAGAGATTTGCAGGAAGAATTTGGCTTAACCTATATTTTTATCTCTCATGATTTGGCCGTAGTTAAGCATATTTCAGATCGAATGATTATCATGAACAAAGGGAAAATAGAGGAGCAAGGCTTTCCGGAGGAGATTTATAAAAGTCCTAAAGCAGCCTACACGCAAAAATTAATAGATGCCATACCGGGTAATTTCTAA
- a CDS encoding 3'-5' exonuclease, with product MLKDLKLNNVFVIDIETVPQKESFDELSPHLQDLWEQKSRYQRKQEQTANEFYEKAGIWAEFGKIVCISIGIYHLERKQIHLRVCSFADSNEKTILKQFISLLSKQSKNLQLCAHNGKEFDFPYLCRRMLINGLPIPHQLQITGKKPWEINHLDTMELWKFGDYKNYTSLNLLAAIFDLPTPKNDIDGSKVKEVYYQDKDLARIAGYCENDLITTAQILLRFKGLPVIPPENITLVK from the coding sequence ATGTTAAAAGACCTTAAACTCAACAATGTCTTTGTCATCGATATTGAAACCGTTCCGCAAAAGGAAAGCTTTGACGAATTATCGCCGCACCTTCAAGATTTATGGGAACAGAAAAGTCGATACCAACGTAAACAAGAACAAACCGCAAATGAATTTTATGAAAAAGCAGGCATTTGGGCAGAGTTTGGCAAAATAGTTTGTATAAGCATTGGCATTTATCATTTAGAGCGTAAACAAATTCATTTAAGGGTCTGTTCATTTGCAGATAGCAATGAAAAAACGATCCTCAAACAATTCATCAGTTTATTAAGTAAGCAATCTAAAAACCTTCAGCTTTGTGCACACAACGGCAAAGAGTTCGATTTTCCTTATTTGTGCAGAAGAATGCTCATTAACGGATTGCCTATTCCTCATCAACTACAAATAACAGGCAAAAAACCTTGGGAAATTAACCATTTAGATACCATGGAACTCTGGAAATTTGGCGATTACAAAAACTACACCTCGCTAAATTTGCTCGCAGCAATTTTCGATTTGCCCACACCAAAAAATGATATTGATGGCAGTAAGGTAAAAGAAGTATATTACCAAGACAAAGATTTGGCAAGAATTGCAGGATATTGCGAAAATGATTTGATAACTACAGCACAAATTTTATTACGTTTTAAAGGATTGCCTGTAATTCCGCCAGAAAATATTACTTTAGTGAAGTAA